Proteins encoded in a region of the Clostridium butyricum genome:
- a CDS encoding DUF4405 domain-containing protein, protein MNKQHIKYCLDIIMTICFICIMKIMITGIGWHEKLGLIIGGLVILHLILNYRWIKGMASRIFDTKLNFATKFSVVLNILLAVLTALVIISGILISVTIFKGIAAENRQLWASIHKNSALLIFICISIHIGLHWKMIMYGFRRLFNIKGINSIRIYILRTLSIIIMLLGLFALSNNSIVKTMLKMNKETDARNKSTKVQVIVEYASIMGLFIGGTHYTLKTANDKCKKKTN, encoded by the coding sequence ATGAATAAACAGCATATTAAATATTGTTTAGATATCATAATGACTATATGTTTTATATGCATAATGAAAATTATGATAACAGGAATAGGTTGGCATGAAAAATTAGGATTAATAATTGGTGGATTAGTTATACTTCATCTTATTCTTAATTATAGATGGATAAAGGGAATGGCATCTAGAATCTTCGATACAAAACTTAATTTTGCCACTAAATTTTCGGTGGTACTTAATATATTATTGGCAGTATTAACTGCATTAGTAATAATAAGTGGGATATTGATTTCAGTTACTATATTTAAGGGCATAGCAGCAGAGAATAGACAACTGTGGGCTAGTATACATAAAAATTCAGCATTATTAATATTCATATGTATTTCAATACATATAGGATTACATTGGAAAATGATAATGTATGGATTTAGGAGATTATTTAATATAAAGGGAATTAATTCAATAAGAATATATATATTAAGAACTCTTTCAATAATAATCATGTTACTTGGATTATTTGCTTTAAGCAATAATTCAATAGTAAAAACCATGTTGAAAATGAATAAAGAAACAGATGCACGTAATAAATCAACTAAGGTACAAGTAATAGTAGAATATGCATCTATTATGGGCTTATTTATTGGAGGAACACACTATACATTAAAAACAGCTAATGATAAGTGTAAAAAGAAAACTAATTAA
- a CDS encoding YbaN family protein, whose translation MNKIKKGLYIFAGFLALAFGFIGIILPVLPTTPFLLLASICFFRSSEKLDKWFKGTSLYKKNLESFVVNRAMTKAQKWRILLFAYFIMMFPLIFVDKWIVKILIALVMVFKFYYFMFRVKTME comes from the coding sequence ATGAATAAGATTAAAAAAGGCCTATATATATTTGCTGGTTTTTTAGCTTTAGCATTTGGATTTATAGGAATAATACTTCCTGTTTTACCAACTACACCGTTTTTATTATTGGCATCCATATGCTTCTTTAGAAGTTCAGAAAAACTCGATAAATGGTTTAAAGGAACATCATTGTATAAGAAAAATTTAGAGAGTTTTGTTGTAAACAGAGCAATGACAAAAGCACAGAAATGGAGAATTTTATTATTTGCATATTTTATTATGATGTTTCCATTAATTTTTGTTGATAAATGGATAGTAAAAATATTAATAGCTTTAGTAATGGTATTCAAATTTTACTATTTTATGTTTAGAGTAAAAACTATGGAATAA
- a CDS encoding nitrous oxide-stimulated promoter family protein translates to MGKLGRVDHEKQVIKLMIEIYCRKKHKGNNKLCDDCQELLDYAHFRLSHCRFGDDKTTCGKCKIHCYKKDMREKVKDVMRFSGPRLILYKPIELIKHMLY, encoded by the coding sequence ATGGGCAAGTTAGGTAGGGTTGATCATGAAAAACAAGTAATTAAACTTATGATAGAAATTTATTGTAGAAAAAAACATAAAGGTAATAATAAGCTTTGTGATGACTGTCAGGAATTATTAGACTATGCTCATTTTAGACTATCTCACTGTAGGTTTGGTGATGATAAAACGACTTGTGGAAAATGTAAGATTCATTGTTACAAAAAAGATATGCGTGAAAAAGTAAAAGATGTTATGAGGTTTTCAGGTCCAAGGCTTATTCTATATAAGCCTATTGAGTTAATTAAACATATGCTTTATTGA